ATCTCGGCCAGCCGCTCCGACGAGATGGTCCCCGGCCCGTCGGCCAGCTCGTACAGGCTGCGCAGGTAGATGGGCAGCCGGGCGACCGTGGCCTCTGGTACCCGCCGTCGGCCCCGGTCAGCCACGGGGTCATGTAACCACTTCGTGCTCGCATTCACAAAGCCGGCGGCGCGGGCCGAGCGGGCGGCGCCGCCAAGCGTCGGAGTCAGGCCAGGACGAAGAACTGGACCAGGGCGGCGCCCAGGATCAGCGCCAGCAGGATGACGACCACGATGGTGGTCCCGGGTCTCATGCGGCCTCCAGGGTGACGGCGTCGCCGGGCCGCAGGCGCAGCTCCTCGGCCGCCGACCGGCGGTCGAGGGCGACCGACACCAGCCCGTAGGAATCGACCACCAGGCCGATCTCGCCCGTCTTCAGCGCCCCGTAGGTGGGGGCGCGGCGGGCGGTGCGGACCTGCTCGGTGCCCCAGCGCAGGGTGACGCGGTCGCCCATGGCCACGATCTCCTCGGGGGCGACGTTGAGCTGGACGTTGCCGAACCCGTCCACCCACAGCACCTCGCCGACCAGGCGGCCCTCCTCCTCCCGGGTCAGGGGGAGGATGCCGGGCCTGAGGGTGATGGCGTCGACCTCGGGGCCGAGCTCGCCCAGGTCCACCCCGTTGCACAGGTGGGCGGCGGCGGGGGCGAAGACGTCGCGCCCGGCGAAGGTGGGCCCGGGGGCGGGGAGGTGGTACTCGGCGTTGGTGAGCTCGACGGCGCGGGTGGCCCCTCCCGCCATGGCGACGGCCGGCGCCAGCAGCCCGTTGTCGGGCCCGAGGAACGCCGTGGCGCCGTCCCCCACCTCGACCGCCACCGCCCGCCGGTCGGTGCCCACGCCGGGGTCGACCACGGCCATCACGACGCCCGGCGCCAGGTACTGGGCGCTGCGCACGAGGGCGAGCGACCCGGCCCGCACGTCGTGGCGGGGGACGCCGTGGGTGACGTCGACCACCGTGACGTGGGGGGCCAGAAGGCGCACGACGGAGTGCACCACGCCGACGAACTCGTCGACGAGGCCGTAGTCCGAGAGGAACGAGACGGTGTCGTGCCGGCGTCCCACCGACGGCTACGGCCCGGTCCTGCGTGCGCTGCCGAGGGGTATCAGCCCGCCTCGGTGTAGCGGTCGCCGAGGTACTTGTCCACGTCGTCCTCCCGCAGGCGGTACGACTTGCCCACCCGCACGGCGGGGAGCTGGCCGGCGCCGATCAGGCGGTACACGGTCATGTTCGACACCCGAAGCAGGGCCGCCACCTCCGCGACCGTGAGGAACCGGGCCTTCGCATGGTCTTCCCGAGCCAGTGGAATCACCCCTCTCCGCGGCCCGCACTGTACGTCACTGTGGCTGCTGAGGGAAGTGGGACGGATGGGGCGGACGCCGGCCCCGCCAGGGGCGGTGCCGGCCGGTCAGGCCGGGCCCTGCCCGAGCTGGCGCGAGCGCTCGGTGGCCGCCGCGACCGCCTCCAGGAAGGCGGCCCGCACGGCGCGGGACTCGAGGGCCCGCAGGCCGGCCGCCGTGGTGCCGCCGGGCGACGTCACCGCGGCGCGCAGCGCCTCGGGCCCCTGGCCCGACTCGGCCAGCAGCCGGGCCGACCCCAGCAGGGTCTGCACCGCCAGCGCCGAGGCGGTGCCCCGGGGAAGGCCGGCCAGCACGCCCGCCTCGATCAGCGCCTCGGCGACCAGGAACACGTAGGCGGGGCCCGACCCCGACAGGCCGGTCACGGCGTCCAGGAGGTGCTCGGGCACCCGCACGACCGTGCCGACGGCCGACAGCAGGCCCTCGGCCCACCCCAGGTCGTCGTCGGTGGCCGCCGAGCCGCCGGCGATCGCCGACGCGCCCGCCCCGACCAGCGCCGGCGTGTTGGGCATCGCCCGCACCACCCGCACGTCGGGCCCGAGCCACCGCTCGAGGGAGGCGAGCCCGACCCCGGCGGCGATGGACAGGGCACGGGGCGTGCCGGTGGCGGCGACCGCCCGGCACGCCTCCTCGACGTCACCGGGCTTGACGGCGACCACGGCGCCGTCGGCGGCGGCCGGCTCGGCGGCGACGGCGAGGCCCGGGAAGCGCTCCTGGAGCTCGCGGCGGCGGGCGCCGAGCTTCTCCACCACCGCCATCTCGCCCGTCTCGGCCCAGCCGGCGGCGACGAGCCCGGCCACCAGGGCCTCGCCCATGCGCCCACCGCCCACGACCGTCAGCCGGAGTCCCACGCCCGAACGGTGCTCCACGAGCGGCCCGTCCGCAACTCGATCCGCCCCGGCTCCCGTGACGGGACCTACGGCAGGTAGCGCCTCGGGTTCTGGGGCGAGCCGCCGACGCGGGTCTCGAAGTGGAGGTGGGGCCCCGTCGAGTGGCCGGTGGACCCGACGTAGCCGATGACGTCGCCCTGCCCCACGTCGGCGCCGTCGCTCGTCCCGAGGCGGCTCTGGTGGGCGTAGAGGGTGGTGAGCCCGCCACCGTGGTCGATGATCACGCAGTTGCCGTAGCCGCTCATGGAGCCGGCGAAGATCACCTGGCCGCCCTTGGCCGCCCGGATGGGCGTGCCGGTGCCGCCGCTGATGTCGAGGCCGGCGTGCAGGCGGCCCCACCGGGGCCCGAACGGCGAGGTCACCGTCCCCCGCAGCGGCCACACCAGGCCGGCGCCGGAGATGCGCCCGTCCAGGCCGGGGTCGGCCGCGCTCCGCGAGGCACGGGCCTGCGTGCGGGTCTGGATCAGGGCGGTGAGGCCCGACTCCTGGGCGGCCACCGCGTCGGCCTCCGCCTGGTACTGGCGGATCCGGGCGTCCAGAGCGGCGGACAGGCGCTGCTTCTCCTTGCGGGCCTTCTGCAGCTCGCTCAGGCGCGCCAGGACCGCCTCCCGCCGCTCGGCCGCCACGTCCCGTGCGGCGGCCGCCTTCGCCTGCTCGTCGCCCAGGTCCTCCCGCAGGGCGCGCAGGCGGTCCAGCACGTCGCGGTCCTTGTTCGTGACCTGGGCCAGCAGCGAGCTGCGGCGGCTGGCCTCGCCCAGGTCCTTGGCGCCGATGACGCCGACGATGGCGTTGTCCTTGGGACGGACGTAGACGGAGACGGCCCGGTTGATGACCGCGTTGTGCATGGTGGCCATCTCGGTCTCCGTGGCCTTGATCCTGGCCTCCGACTCGGCCACCGCGGCCAGCGCCGCCTGGACCGCCTGGCGGGCCGCGTCGGCACCCGCCTGCTGGGCCGCCACCTGCTGGTCGAGGGTCTTGACCGCCTTGGTGAGCTGGGCGTCGGAGGCGCGGAGGTGGTTCAGCTCCGCCGCCAGCTTGGCCCGCTTCTGGCGGGCCGCCTCACGCTTCTCCCGCATGGCGGCGACCGATTCGCGGGCCTCGGCGGGCGTGGCGAGGCTCAGCAGGAGCAGGGCGACGACCGCGGTCAGGAATGCATGCGCTGCGTTGCCGTGCCTTCGACGCACCCAGCATCTCCCCGCGGGTTCCCGGTTGGAACTCGGGAAACGGTAGTGACCTTCGTCACCTACGCGCAACCATCATCGACCGCAACAGGCGCGCGGCGGCTCCCGCAGAGGAGCACCCGATGGCCCGCCGCCAGCACGGCGGCGGCCGCCGAGGCGGCCCCGAGAGTCCACCGGGCGCCCGCCGCCAGGCCCATCCCGGCCAGTACCGGGCCCGCCGTCTGGCCGGCGCGGGCGAAGCCGACCCAGGTGGCGACCACCGCCCCGCGGCTGCCCGGCGGCGCCTCGCCCGCCACCTTCTCCTGGAGCGTGGCCACCAGCAGGCCCTCGCCCGAGCCGTACAGGAGGAGGCCGGCCGCCACCGCCACGAGCGACGGGACGGCAGCGACCACCGCCAGGCCGGCGGCGACGCCGAGCAGCCCGGTCATCACCACCGTCGCCGTCCCCGTGCGCGCCGTGAGCCGCCCGATGGAGAGCGCCCCTAGGGTGGACGTGGCCGCCGGCAGGGCCAGCACCGCACCGCGTCCTCCGGCGGAGAGGCCGAACTGCTCGTCGAGGTAGACGGGCAGGACGGTGAGGAGCAGGAAGATCAGCACGAAGACGGCGGCGCCGAGGACCATGGGCCCGAGCACCGACCACGACCGCAGGGCCGGTGCCGTCGCCGCCAGCTGGCCGCGCAGCGTGCCCGGGCCGGGCGCCGACGCCGGCAGCCACACCATCACGGCGGCGGCCGTCGCCAGCGCGATCCAGTACGGCGCGAAGGTGGCCCGCCACCCGCCCACCTCGGCGAGCAGCCCGCCGATCGGGGGCAGGACGACGAGGGAGGCGGTGAGCGTCGCCGCGTTGCGCCCGATCCGCCGCGCCCGCTCGACGCCGTCCCAGTGGTCGCCGATGATGACGACAGCCAGGTTGATGAGCCCGGCCGAGCCGATCCCCTGGAGCGCCCGCAGCCCGACCAGCACCTCGAAGCTCGGGGCGAAGGCGGCCACGCCGCCCGAGACGCCGAAGAGGGCGAGGCACGGCGTGAGCACGCGCCGCCGCCCGAACCGGTCGGCCAGCACGCCGATGACGGGCGCCAGGACGATCCCGGGGGCGGTCGTCGCGGCCAGGAGCAGCCCCACCCGGTCCCTGGCCACGCCGAGGTCGGCGGCCACGTCGGGCAGGGCGGGGATGAGCAGGACGTGGCCCATGATCCCCGTGAGGGTGACGGCCAGGACCAGCGCGAACGGCGGCGGCCCCGCCCGCCGGGCCCGTCCCGTCGCGGACGCGCCGAGGCCCGAGGAACCTGCGGGCGTCATTCGCACTTCCCCGAACGAATGGCGCCGTTCCGCCCCTCGGGCCCTGCGGCGCCGATCAACGTAGCGCCCGGCGGCGGGGCCGACAAGGGGGAAACGGAGGCGCCGGCGGGCGCCGGCGGCACCTACCGACCGGCCGTCACCGGCACGCCACGAGGGTGCCGGCGGTGAGGTCGTCGCACAGCCGGTGCAGGCGGCCGGCCGCCTCCGACCACGTGTAGTCGAGGGCACGCACGGCGGCCCGGCCGGCCAAGTCGCCGGCCAGCCTGGGGTGGTGGAGCAGCTCGGCCGTGAAGGCCGCGAAGTCGCCCGGGTCGCGGCCGTCGACCAGGAAGCCGGTGCGGCCGTGGTCGACGAGGGTGCGCAGGCCGCCCACCGCCGACGCGACCACGGGGGTCCCGCACGCCGCCGCCTCCAGCGCCACCAGCCCGAACGACTCGGAGCGGCTCGGCACCAGGCACACGTCGGCGGCCCGGTAGTACGTGGACAGGAGCTCGTGGGGCTGCGGTGCGACCGTCCTGACCCTCCCCTCCAGGCCCAGGTCGGCCGCCAGCGCGGCGATGCGCTGCACCTCGGCGGCGCCCGCGCGCCCGCTGGGCCCGCCGACGACGACCAGGAACGAGTCGGGGAACGACGGCCTCAGCTGGGCCAGGGCCCGCACCGCGACGTCGAGACCCTTGAGGGGCTGGATGCGGCCCACGAACAGCAGCATGGGGCCGCCCCCCTCCAGGCCGAGGGCCCGGCGGGCCTGGGGCCGGTGGCCGGGCGAGAAGAAGGCGTGGTCCACCCCGGGCGCCACGATCTCGATGCGGTCGGGGTCGGCGTGGTAGAGGGAGGCGATCTGCTCG
This genomic window from Acidimicrobiales bacterium contains:
- the proC gene encoding pyrroline-5-carboxylate reductase — its product is MGLRLTVVGGGRMGEALVAGLVAAGWAETGEMAVVEKLGARRRELQERFPGLAVAAEPAAADGAVVAVKPGDVEEACRAVAATGTPRALSIAAGVGLASLERWLGPDVRVVRAMPNTPALVGAGASAIAGGSAATDDDLGWAEGLLSAVGTVVRVPEHLLDAVTGLSGSGPAYVFLVAEALIEAGVLAGLPRGTASALAVQTLLGSARLLAESGQGPEALRAAVTSPGGTTAAGLRALESRAVRAAFLEAVAAATERSRQLGQGPA
- a CDS encoding glycosyltransferase, which translates into the protein MRRLAVLSMHTSPLAQAGTGDGGGMNVYVRQLSAALARQDVECDVYTRAEGPAQPAVVDVEPGLRVHHVAAGPLAAVPKEDLPGLVEEFTDGVLTRVRRGHPADAISANYWLSGLVGHALKHRLDLPLVSTFHTLSRVKAEGDQDPARRAKAELEVMGCSDAVLASCTVEAEQIASLYHADPDRIEIVAPGVDHAFFSPGHRPQARRALGLEGGGPMLLFVGRIQPLKGLDVAVRALAQLRPSFPDSFLVVVGGPSGRAGAAEVQRIAALAADLGLEGRVRTVAPQPHELLSTYYRAADVCLVPSRSESFGLVALEAAACGTPVVASAVGGLRTLVDHGRTGFLVDGRDPGDFAAFTAELLHHPRLAGDLAGRAAVRALDYTWSEAAGRLHRLCDDLTAGTLVACR
- a CDS encoding SAM-dependent chlorinase/fluorinase, which codes for MGRRHDTVSFLSDYGLVDEFVGVVHSVVRLLAPHVTVVDVTHGVPRHDVRAGSLALVRSAQYLAPGVVMAVVDPGVGTDRRAVAVEVGDGATAFLGPDNGLLAPAVAMAGGATRAVELTNAEYHLPAPGPTFAGRDVFAPAAAHLCNGVDLGELGPEVDAITLRPGILPLTREEEGRLVGEVLWVDGFGNVQLNVAPEEIVAMGDRVTLRWGTEQVRTARRAPTYGALKTGEIGLVVDSYGLVSVALDRRSAAEELRLRPGDAVTLEAA
- a CDS encoding peptidoglycan DD-metalloendopeptidase family protein, whose product is MRRRHGNAAHAFLTAVVALLLLSLATPAEARESVAAMREKREAARQKRAKLAAELNHLRASDAQLTKAVKTLDQQVAAQQAGADAARQAVQAALAAVAESEARIKATETEMATMHNAVINRAVSVYVRPKDNAIVGVIGAKDLGEASRRSSLLAQVTNKDRDVLDRLRALREDLGDEQAKAAAARDVAAERREAVLARLSELQKARKEKQRLSAALDARIRQYQAEADAVAAQESGLTALIQTRTQARASRSAADPGLDGRISGAGLVWPLRGTVTSPFGPRWGRLHAGLDISGGTGTPIRAAKGGQVIFAGSMSGYGNCVIIDHGGGLTTLYAHQSRLGTSDGADVGQGDVIGYVGSTGHSTGPHLHFETRVGGSPQNPRRYLP
- a CDS encoding helix-turn-helix domain-containing protein, producing the protein MIPLAREDHAKARFLTVAEVAALLRVSNMTVYRLIGAGQLPAVRVGKSYRLREDDVDKYLGDRYTEAG
- a CDS encoding MFS transporter, yielding MTPAGSSGLGASATGRARRAGPPPFALVLAVTLTGIMGHVLLIPALPDVAADLGVARDRVGLLLAATTAPGIVLAPVIGVLADRFGRRRVLTPCLALFGVSGGVAAFAPSFEVLVGLRALQGIGSAGLINLAVVIIGDHWDGVERARRIGRNAATLTASLVVLPPIGGLLAEVGGWRATFAPYWIALATAAAVMVWLPASAPGPGTLRGQLAATAPALRSWSVLGPMVLGAAVFVLIFLLLTVLPVYLDEQFGLSAGGRGAVLALPAATSTLGALSIGRLTARTGTATVVMTGLLGVAAGLAVVAAVPSLVAVAAGLLLYGSGEGLLVATLQEKVAGEAPPGSRGAVVATWVGFARAGQTAGPVLAGMGLAAGARWTLGAASAAAAVLAAGHRVLLCGSRRAPVAVDDGCA